The Maridesulfovibrio ferrireducens genome segment CATTTTCAACTCCGGCGCGCATAAGATTTTTGTAAAAAAGTAATTTTTTTAGATCAGTAAGAGGAGCTGGTTCGACTTTTTTTTCTTCCACGGGTACGGAAGCTAAAAGAGATTGTACTTCATTGGGATCATAGGAATCTAAAATTTTATTTACATTTTCCAACCGCTCAAGCTGAACAGAAGCCTCATTAAGGGTTTTCTGTAATTCCAACTTATCCTGCCGAAGTTCCACATTTTGATTCCAAAATTTATATCCAGACCATGCCCCGACACTGGCGCACGCTGCCAATAAAACAATAAACCAAACAAAAACTCCCAGCCAGAACGGACTGAGCCTGTACCGTTTAACGGTATCATCATCCCGCATAAAAAGAACATTGTACTTGGTATTGCCCATTAGCGCCTGCTCCATTGTTCATCAACGATGCGCCATCCACCATTCACAGGACGAATGACTAATTTCTTACTTCCAAAATCGCTATAACCTGAAACATCAGAATACGATTGCTTGAAGGCAACTTCCAACCCATCAGGATGTTCTTTTAATCTGACTTTACTAATTTCGACAACGGAAGGCTTTCTTTCCGTCCATATGGATTTTTTGTGTTCTTTAATCGCATCAATTCCGCGTATCTTTCCCTGCCTTGCCTTAGAATCATACAAAGCAGAATAGGGAACGAGGTCAGCAGAAAGCCAGAGGGATCTCCATTTATCAAGAAATCCGAGAACACTTTTTCTTTTTGTTCCAATATATTCATCTGTAAAAGATTTGGAAGCAGGGCCATACTCCCGCCCTACAATTTTCCAAATTCCATCAATCTTCTGCCAATACAGTCTCTTAGCTGTAGAAGAAGAAAGACGGCCTGATCTATAATACTGATCAAACCAAGTGACCCAGTAATCAGGACCGGGCAGAGCTTTTAAGTTAAAAACTGAAACATCAATCCACGATGTATTGGAAAAAATTCTCTTTTTACGCTTTTTAAAATATTTGAAAGGTCTGCTTTCAGTTTTACTGAACAATTTATCTGAATAAGCTTCAAAAAAACCGTCATCTTTGTTCGACCAGTCTGCAGCCCACTTATTAACCAGAGTCTTAAGTTCCGCAGATTCTACTACCTGCGTTCCCGTAGCATTTACCCATGAGACGGTCTCGCCAATAACAACCGGAGTGCCTGAACGTATCCGAGAATCAATAAAATTTATATCTGTATTTTCAAGAGCTACGCAACCTTGGGTATCCATTGCTACTAACTGCTTGCCCCGCCCGTGTATCCATATTCCATACCCTGTTTTTCCATTAATACGATCAATCGGATTAGGAAAATCAAGAGGAAAAGCCAAATCTCCATACAATTCAAAATCTTTTAAGCCAGTTCGCTTACCTTTAGTAAAATATACGCCCTCAGGAGTTCGCATGTCTCCTTCAACTTTTTTATCACCGGCTTTTTTCCCCGTAGCACAGTCAAAAGAAAGTTCAGCGTGCAAAGGACTTTTATGAACAAGAAGATGGAGCTTCTGAGATTCTTTATCAACAGCAACGACCACCCCGGGAACAAGCGGAGTACTTTCCAGCACAGGCGCCCACCCCTCGGCAAGACAATAAGAGCTTAAGCTCGCACTGAATATAATAACTATAAAGAATAATCTTAAAAAATGCATCATACCAAAGCCAGGACTCCATCGTTCAGAATAACCGGAGTAAAAAGCAAGCATCATCCACACTCAACTCAAAATCATACTCACACTACTAAAAACATTGATTCACAACTTAAAGCAACTATAAATCAACACTTTTTTTGAAACACTAGCACGAAAAACTAAGACCTGCAAAAAAGATCACCCGGCTTTGCTGAAAGGTCAAAGCCGGGTGATATATTAATTTAAACCAACATGTTCAGGCTATTCACCGAAAACACGTTTAATAATAAAATCTTCATATCTAGTATAGTATCCAAGATCAAAAGCATCATCCAATGCCCCGTCGGCCAGAACAGATTTAATGGTCTCATCCTTGCGAACTTCATCAGGGAAGGAAACTTTATTTTCCCAGCAATACATAGCAACCTTCTGCACCATTTCATAAGCTTTCTGTCTTTCAAGACCGGAATCTACAAGAGCAAGCAAAACTCGCTGTGAGTAGAAAAGCCCATAAGAAGCCATCAGATTGCGATCCATATTATCGCCGTTGATTTTAAGTCTTTTGAGAACTCCGGTCATACGGCCGAGAATATAGTCTGCAAGAATAGTGGAATCAGGCATTATAACTCTTTCAACAGAGGAATGACTGATATCACGTTCATGCCACAAAGGCATGTTTTCCATTGCTACCAAACCGTTGGTACGCAGGAGACGGGAAAGTCCGCTGAGATTTTCAGCAGAAATAGGATTCTTCTTATGCGGCATGGCGGAAGAGCCCTTCTGGCCAGCGCTGAATCCCTCTTCAACCTCAAGGACTTCAGTGCGCTGTAAATGCCTTAGTTCCACGCCGAGACGCTCAATACCACCACCAAGCAAGCCTAGAGAGGTAAAGAAGGCGGCATGACGGTCACGCTGAATAATCTGAGTGGAAATAGGATCGACATTCAAATTGAGCAATTCGCAGGTAATACTCTCAACTTCAGGATCAAGCATTGCGTAGGTTCCGACAGCTCCGGAAATTTTACCGACACTAACTCCTTCCACAGCCTTTTCAATACGCTCACGATGACGTGTAAATTCAGCATAAAAACCGGTCATTTTAAGACCGAAACTGGTAGGTTCTGCATGAATACCGTGCGTACGGCCCATGCACATTCTACCTTTATACGTGAAAGCCATTTCTTTAAGAGTAGCCAGAAACTCATCAAGAGCTTTCAAGATCATATTCCCGGCGCGATGGAGAAGAACTCCGTTGGCAGTATCAACAATATCAGAGGAAGTGCATCCTAAATGGATAAAGCGGGAAGAAGGTCCGACTTTTTCTTCTACAGCTGTAAGAAAAGCAATAACATCATGTTTTGTCTTTTCTTCAATCTCCAGAATACGGTCCAATTCAAAATCAGCTTTATCACGGATATTTTTCATATCTTCAGCCGGAATGCGTCCGAGCTTATGCCAAGCTTCACAGACAGCAACTTCAACTTCAAGCCATACCCTGAAGCGATTCTCCAGAGTCCATAACGCACTCATAGCAGGACGGGAATATCTTTCGATCATTTTTTTAATTCCGGTTTTTTGTTTTAAAAATATATTTAAAAAAAGGCCGACAGGCCCAGACTTTATTATAACTAACAGATTTAAACAATAACAGATGGATTAAGCAGATGTTACAAACAGCAGAACAAAAAACAAACGGCCCGGTATATACCGGGCCGTCAGGCCGTAATCAGCTTTTTGCTGCGTTGTCAGAACTAGTGGAAGTCGAGACTGAAGGCGCGGACGCACCTGAATCACTGCTCACAGATTTTGGACTGCCGGAGCTTCCGGCAACAGAATCAGTTTTACAGTATCCAGAAGAATACCATCCTCCGCCTTTAAGAACAAAAGTTGAATTAGAAAGAACCTTAGTGGCTAAACCGCCACAAACAGGACACTCTAACTCTTTGTCTTCAAAGTTTGTCTGCCACTCTTCAAAAATTTGCTGACAATCATGACATTGATATTCATAAATCGGCATAGTTCCCTCCATCTAAAAAAAAAAAGGCACCCGCCATACCCCGAAAGGCAGGCGGACCTATCCCCGAAAAAAGTGAGGGCATTACTAACCATCCCGGCTTCAGAAGTTACAACTGGTACCAGGAAAAGAAAGCACTACTTAAATGTTTATTTTTTTGCTGCTTTTGCTTCAGCTATACGAGCTTTAACTCTTTTAGCTCTGCGATGACGCTTACGCTCAAGTTCTTTCTTCCGTTCGATCTTTTTCTGTCCACCCATTTGGCATTCCTCCTAAAATATAAGATTTCGCACTTGCCGCACGAATATATGCTGCAAAGAACGTGGTATTACCTCAAAAACATCAAGATTGTAAAGTGTTTGAATAAAACACACAACAACAATGTAACGTCTTAAAATAAATACATTTTAAATCAATAACTCATAAAAAAATACTAAAAAATTATTTTTTGCAAAGCTTTGCCCCTTGACTACTCCCCCTATCATGAACATATACAGTTCACTTCGCTGCCAATATATCTGGTCCAGCAAATAAATACTGCAAGGAGCCGCCATGAAAAATAAAGCGTTTGATAGAGCTGTCGACGATGTTTCCGAAGTATTCATGTTCGATAACTGGATGAGATTTTATTTCATCTTCGAAGAAGGGAAAAAGCTGATCGTCAAAGTTCCGCAAGATGTTGTGGACCAGATCGAAAAAGACTTTCCTACAATGCACGGATTAGTTGAACTCTTCAACAACGAAGAAATTGATCAGCAAAAATCTACTCAGAACGTCTGCGCTTTCATCGGAGCTCGCTTTGACGGAACTAAGTACTCTGACAAAATCGTTCCTAAAGTTTTTGATTCAAAAGAATTCAAAATTGAAACCTATCTCTTTAATCTCTGGATTAAAGGACACGAATCATATCTTGAAACTGAAGTTATGGGATTCGCTGACTGGAAAGAACTTTATGCAGGCTGGAAAGAACAGGATGAAGTTAAAGACTACATCTCCAGACTCAAAAACGCAGGAAGCGGAGCGGCTATCCAGCCTCCAACCTGCACAACTATTCAGTAGCTTTTTAGAGTGATCACAATCACATTATAGGAGTCTCAATTTGAGGCTCCTTTTTTTTGCCCTGAATATCAAAGAACCCTGCGCGCGCCGACAAAATACTTCCGCCAGTAAGCCTTATTCATAGATTCTTCACGGACATAGTGACCACTCTTAGGACTATGCACAAAAAATTTCCCATCCCCGGTATAAATACCGGTATGCAGACTTTTACCTCCACCCGGAATTCTGAAAAAAACTATATCTCCGGCCTTAATCCGACTTAGATGAACAGGTTTTCCCGCATCAATCTGCTGCCACGAAACACGTGGAATCCTCACTCCATGCTGATTGTAGACCCACCAGACCAACCCCGAACAGTCAAAACCTTTTGCCGGAGAAGCTCCTCCCCATTTGTAGGGTTTACCTATCTGAGAGCGGGCAACACTGACAACAGAACTCCCTTTCTTGGAAGAACCCTCTGTAGTTATAATTCTACCGCTACGTGGAATAGAAACAGTTTTCTTCCCGCAACCCGCCAAGAAAACAGCTAACCCCAAAATGACAGCAAACAATATAATTTTGCGTGAGCTATTCCTAAGTGTGATCATACCAATAGATTTTATCCTGAAATAATATCTTGCACAATAGCTTTTCTCTCTATCAAAGCACTAAGTCGTTGATTTCAGGCTATTTGAATTTAATTATCAGCTTTTCGGATAGGTTCTAAAAATCAAATCCCATCAATTAGCTATTGACTTTTCTTCCATTTTTGAAGACAAACTTCTACGCTTTAGGTGATAAATGTGAAACATATTGATGAGTTGCACAAAACCTAAAAAGATAACACGGCTGAGGTATGGTTTTCTAAATCTGGCACAACATCGCGTTACAGTGAGGTCCGTATGTTGCCCATGATGCTAGCGTTGGTCATCTTGTTGCCCTTGATGGCTGCTATAGGCTGCTACTTTCTGCGTGTAAGTACGATCAGATCTATGATCGTTCTTGTCACAGGAGTTTGCATCGCTGTTACTTCTCTTGTCCTTCTCGGGCAGGGATCATTTACTTATTCTCCAGGTACATTACTTGGAATCAGTTGGGATTCCCTCGTCACTTTGGCGGACTTTTCCCTGCTCTTCGTAATCCTTTATTACGCATTCAAACTGAAAAATCAGCTGATCAAAGTATTTGCAGTATTGCAGATAATTCCATTAGCTGTGTTTGAATTATTCTTCGTTGACCATGCAGCAGAGGTTCCGGCATTTTATGCTGACAGCCTTGCACTAATCATGGTTGCGGTTATTTCAATTATCGGTTCGCTCATCTGCATCTTTGCGATCCCTTACATGAAAGAACACGAAGAGCACTTGCACCTTGTAAATTCTCGCCAGCCGAGATTTTTCTTTTATCTTGTTCTGTTCCTCGGAGCTATGAACGGATTGGTGCTTTCTAATAACATTCTTTGGCTCTACTTCTTCTTCGAAGTGACTACCTTCTGTTCCTTCATGCTTATTGCGCATGATGACACAGAAATCGCAGTCAAAAATGCCACCCGCGCCTTGTGGATGAACTCCCTCGGCGGTGTTGCTTTTGTCTTCGGAATGATCTGGGCGTACACTGAAGTGGGTTCCCTAAGTCTTCAGACTATTATCGAAGCCGGACCAATGGGCGGAGCAATGCTCGTACCGATTGGACTGCTTTGTTTAGCTGGATTCACTAAAGCCGCTCAACTTCCTTTCCAGAGCTGGTTGCTCGGAGCTATGGTTGCTCCTACTCCGGTTTCCGCTCTACTTCATTCAAGTACTATGGTTAAAGCCGGTGTTTACATCGTGCTCAGACTTGCCCCTGCATACGCAGGCACTTTCCTCAGTGAAGGTATAGCTCTTTGCGGAGCCTTCACTTTCCTTGCTTGTGCTGCAATTGCAATCAGTCAGAGTAACGGTAAAAAAGTTCTTGCTTACTCTACCATCAGTAACCTTGGATTGATCATCTGTTGTGCAGGTCTCAACACACCTTGGGCCATCACAGCAGCAATCATTCTGATCATCTTCCACGCAGGTTCCAAAGCTCTGTTATTCTTGTGCGTAGGCACAATTGAACATGGTATCGGCAGCCGTGACATAGATGACATGCATGGCCTTTACCTTAAGATGCCTCGTACCGCGATTATCACGATCATCGGTGTCTTAACTATGATTCTGCCTCCCTTCGGTGTTCTGCTTGGTAAATGGATGGCTATTGAAGCTGCATCCGGCGATATTTTTGTTATCGTGATGCTCGCTCTAGGTAGTGCTCTTTCTCTCGTATTCTGGGCTCGCTGGGCAGGTATCCTGCTTACCGCTCCACTTCGTGATAAAGTTCCTGCTGAAATTCAGAGCCCATTGACAAAGTTCACCTTGACTGCACTTGCTGCAGGCACTGTTATCCTGTCTTTGTTCTCTCCAGTCATTTACACAGGTTTGATTGAACCAATGATCGGTAAGACTTACGAAATTACTGCCGGTGTATTTTCTTCACCTGTCGGTGTTTTTGCAGTCTATCCAATATTCTTTATACTTGCAGCAGCGTTTGTGTATGCATGGATAGAAACTAAGAAATCTGGAAACATCCAGAATGCTCAATCCTACATGTGCGGAGCAAACGTTAAAGAACCTGGAGTTCAGGCCTTTATCGGTCCTATGAATCAGCCGGTAGCACTCAAGGCTAGTAACTACTACCTTAAGTCTTTCTTCGGCGAAGAAAAGCTTACCCTCTGGATCAACTTTGTTGCTCTGGCTCTCATCGTTCTTATGTTGGGAGGAGCTCTCTAATGGAAACGATAATTCTTATGATCTTCGGTGTAGTTGTGGCTCCCATTCTCGGTGGTCTGATTTCAGGTGTTGACAGGAAAGTTACTGCTCGCCTTCAATCCCGTTTCGGTCCTCCGATTCTACAGCCTTTCTACGACGTTGCTAAATTATTTGGTAAAGTTAAAGTCATCAACAACTTCTGGCAGGTTTTCTGTGCATGGGTTTATCTCATTGCCGCAGCTCTCTCTGTCGCCCTGTTGTTTGCTCAGTCCGACCTGCTTCTGATCTTCTTTGTTCAGGCAATCGGAGCCGTCTTCCTGGTTATGGGTGGACTTGCCAGTTCCTCCCCATACAGCCAGGTTGGAGCACAGCGTGAATTGATTCAGGTTCTTACTTATGAACCGCTCATTATTCTGGTTTTCGCTTCCATCTTTATGGTAACCGGAAGTTTCAGAATTGATGAGATTCTAGCTTATGACCAACCGCTTTTAGTTAAATTGCCTCTCATGTTTATCGTGCTTGGCTATGCTCTTACTATCAAACTTAGAAAATCGCCTTTTGACTTCTCCACTTCGCATCATGCGCATCAGGAATTAGTCAAAGGAGTGCTCACCGAATTCTCCGGTCCTTACCTCGGCATCATTGAACTTGCCCATTGGTATGAGACTGTTTTCATTCTCGGAATATGCGCACTCTTCTGGCACACCAGCCTTGTCGGTGTAGTACTCCTGCTTGCCTCTACTTACTTCGCAGAAATACTGATTGATAATACTATGTCACGCATGACTTGGCGTTGGATGCTCAAATACGTTTGGAGTGTCGGTCTGGTTATGTCCTTTGTTAACCTCATCTGGCTGCACGTGGGTTAAGCTTATGTTCAAGAGATTCATTGATAAATCACGCGCCAAGTCTCCGTGGATCATGCATTTTGACTGCGGAAGCTGTAACGGCTGCGATATTGAAGTTCTGGCATGTCTTACACCGATGTATGATGTTGAACGCTTCGGCGTAGTCAACGTCGGGAACCCTAAGCATGCTGACGTCCTCCTTGTCACCGGAACGGTTAACCCCCGTAACGCCAAGGTTTTACGCAACATCTATGATCAAATGCCTGACCCTAAAGGCGTAATTGCCATCGGCGCATGTGGTCTTTCAGGTGGAATTTTCCGTGAGTGCTACAACGTACTCGGCGGAATCGACAAGGTAATCCCTGTGGACGTTTACGTTCCCGGGTGCCCTGCTAAACCTGAAGCTATCATCGACGGCGTGGTCACTGCCCTTGCCAAGTTTGAAGGCCTCAGAGGCTAAACATTACGAGGGATAACAACGTGATAGAAAATCTGAAAGAAATCACAATGGAAACTATCGTCGGAGAAGTTTCCAAGTTGAAAAGCGACGGACAACATTTTGTCGCTATAAGCTGCACCGAACTGGATGCAGACAACTTTGATCTGATCTATACCTTCGACAAAGAGTTAGTTCTTACCAACTTGAGAGTTACCGTTCCTAAAGGAACAAAATGTCCTTCAATAAGCGGTATTCTTTTTGGCACCATGCTAGTTGAAAACGAAATTCAGGACCAGTTTGGCCTCTTGTTTGATGGCCTTGTTCTTGATTTTGGACGCACTCTCTATTTGGACGAGGAAATTACTACAATCCCCTTGTGTAATAACACCAAGGCGATGACTGTCAAAAAATAATTCGTCTTCCCGGATTAAACCAAGACGAAAACAACTATAGGGTAAATTATGGCACGCACCATCATACCTTTCGGTCCGCAGCATCCGGTTCTTCCGGAACCGTTGCATATGAAACTTGTCGTGGAAGACGAGATCGTGCTGGAGGCCATTCCTGCGCTTGGATACGTTCACAGAGGGCTTGAAAAGCTAGCTGAGATTCGCGATTATCATCAGATGATCCAAGTCGTTGAGCGTGTTTGCGGTATCTGTTCTATGATTCATTCTCTTTGTTACTGTCAGGGTATCGAAGAAATGATGAAAATAGAGGTTCCTGAAAGAGCGAAATACCTCCGCACAATATGGTCAGAACTGCACCGTATGCACAGTCACTTGCTATGGCTCGGCCTTTTCGCCGATGCTTTTGGCTTTGAAAGCCTGTTCATGCAGTTTTGGCGTATCCGTGAACGCATCATGGATCTTAACGAAGCTACCACAGGTAGTCGCATAATTGTTTCCGTCAACGTTGTCGGTGGGGTCCGTCAGGATCTAACTCCCGAACAGTGTTCATGGATTCTTACCGAACTTGCGCAAGCCGAAAAAGAACTGAAGACTATTCAGTCTACAATTCTTAACGACTACACAGTCTGCAAACGCACAAAAGGCATTGGCGTTCTCACAAAAGAACAGGCTTACGAACTCGGTGCAGCCGGCCCTACCCTTCGTGGTAGTGGTATTGCACAGGATATGCGTCAGCTTAAATATGCTGCTTTTGATAAAATTGACTTTGAACCGGTTGTTGAAAACGACGGTGACAGTTTCTGTCGTTCTAAAGTCAGATTCAGAGAAGTTTTACAGTCAATAGATCTCGTTCGCGCGGCTATAGCAGGACTTCCTCAGGGTGATCTTGCTGCTCCATGCAAGGGTAATCCAGAAGGTGAACTAATCACCCGTGTGGAACAGCCTCGCGGTGAATGTCTGTACTACATGAAGGGTAATGGAACCAAATACCTCGACAGGGTACGCATCAGAACTCCTACGTTCGCGAACATTCCTCCGCTTATTGCAATGATGCCCGGCATCGAACTAGCGGATGTTCCGGTTGTAATCTTGTCGATCGACCCGTGCATCAGCTGCACGGAACGCTAGGAGGTTGAGACATGCTTAAGATGACTCCAACGGTACTAAAGAACCTCTTCTCGAAAAGTTCTACAAGAATGTACCCCTTCGAAATTCGTGAACCTTTTCCTCTCTACAGAGGCGAATTGTTCAACGACATCGATAATTGTATCTTCTGTAAAAAATGTGAAATTAAATGCCCTTCACAGTGCATTACTGTCACAAAAGACAAAGAAAGCGGAACTGGAACTTGGACATGCGACCCGTTTGCCTGCGTATATTGCGGCATTTGTGTTGATGTTTGTCCAACTCAGAGTCTGCGCATGGAACCTAATCATCGTAAGCCTTCCGCTAGCCGCGAAATGATTGAGATGGTTGGTAAAATCAAAATGCCTAAAAAGAAAAAAGCAGCACCCAAAAAAGCTGAGTAGTTTATACACTACATAGCTTGTCTGCTTGATCAGAAATTAAAAAAATCCCCGGAGTCAAAGACTTCGGGGATTTTTTAGTCACAAATAAAATTTTATGATCAGAGCAGAAATTTTTCTGCCAAATCAATATGCTCCTGACGCAAAAAATCATCACCCCAATGCGGCGAACATTGCGCAATAA includes the following:
- a CDS encoding NADH-quinone oxidoreductase subunit L; translated protein: MLPMMLALVILLPLMAAIGCYFLRVSTIRSMIVLVTGVCIAVTSLVLLGQGSFTYSPGTLLGISWDSLVTLADFSLLFVILYYAFKLKNQLIKVFAVLQIIPLAVFELFFVDHAAEVPAFYADSLALIMVAVISIIGSLICIFAIPYMKEHEEHLHLVNSRQPRFFFYLVLFLGAMNGLVLSNNILWLYFFFEVTTFCSFMLIAHDDTEIAVKNATRALWMNSLGGVAFVFGMIWAYTEVGSLSLQTIIEAGPMGGAMLVPIGLLCLAGFTKAAQLPFQSWLLGAMVAPTPVSALLHSSTMVKAGVYIVLRLAPAYAGTFLSEGIALCGAFTFLACAAIAISQSNGKKVLAYSTISNLGLIICCAGLNTPWAITAAIILIIFHAGSKALLFLCVGTIEHGIGSRDIDDMHGLYLKMPRTAIITIIGVLTMILPPFGVLLGKWMAIEAASGDIFVIVMLALGSALSLVFWARWAGILLTAPLRDKVPAEIQSPLTKFTLTALAAGTVILSLFSPVIYTGLIEPMIGKTYEITAGVFSSPVGVFAVYPIFFILAAAFVYAWIETKKSGNIQNAQSYMCGANVKEPGVQAFIGPMNQPVALKASNYYLKSFFGEEKLTLWINFVALALIVLMLGGAL
- a CDS encoding 4Fe-4S dicluster domain-containing protein, which produces MLKMTPTVLKNLFSKSSTRMYPFEIREPFPLYRGELFNDIDNCIFCKKCEIKCPSQCITVTKDKESGTGTWTCDPFACVYCGICVDVCPTQSLRMEPNHRKPSASREMIEMVGKIKMPKKKKAAPKKAE
- a CDS encoding nickel-dependent hydrogenase large subunit, which codes for MARTIIPFGPQHPVLPEPLHMKLVVEDEIVLEAIPALGYVHRGLEKLAEIRDYHQMIQVVERVCGICSMIHSLCYCQGIEEMMKIEVPERAKYLRTIWSELHRMHSHLLWLGLFADAFGFESLFMQFWRIRERIMDLNEATTGSRIIVSVNVVGGVRQDLTPEQCSWILTELAQAEKELKTIQSTILNDYTVCKRTKGIGVLTKEQAYELGAAGPTLRGSGIAQDMRQLKYAAFDKIDFEPVVENDGDSFCRSKVRFREVLQSIDLVRAAIAGLPQGDLAAPCKGNPEGELITRVEQPRGECLYYMKGNGTKYLDRVRIRTPTFANIPPLIAMMPGIELADVPVVILSIDPCISCTER
- a CDS encoding respiratory chain complex I subunit 1 family protein, translating into METIILMIFGVVVAPILGGLISGVDRKVTARLQSRFGPPILQPFYDVAKLFGKVKVINNFWQVFCAWVYLIAAALSVALLFAQSDLLLIFFVQAIGAVFLVMGGLASSSPYSQVGAQRELIQVLTYEPLIILVFASIFMVTGSFRIDEILAYDQPLLVKLPLMFIVLGYALTIKLRKSPFDFSTSHHAHQELVKGVLTEFSGPYLGIIELAHWYETVFILGICALFWHTSLVGVVLLLASTYFAEILIDNTMSRMTWRWMLKYVWSVGLVMSFVNLIWLHVG
- a CDS encoding NADH-quinone oxidoreductase subunit B family protein, which encodes MFKRFIDKSRAKSPWIMHFDCGSCNGCDIEVLACLTPMYDVERFGVVNVGNPKHADVLLVTGTVNPRNAKVLRNIYDQMPDPKGVIAIGACGLSGGIFRECYNVLGGIDKVIPVDVYVPGCPAKPEAIIDGVVTALAKFEGLRG
- a CDS encoding FmdB family zinc ribbon protein, coding for MPIYEYQCHDCQQIFEEWQTNFEDKELECPVCGGLATKVLSNSTFVLKGGGWYSSGYCKTDSVAGSSGSPKSVSSDSGASAPSVSTSTSSDNAAKS
- a CDS encoding L,D-transpeptidase family protein yields the protein MLESTPLVPGVVVAVDKESQKLHLLVHKSPLHAELSFDCATGKKAGDKKVEGDMRTPEGVYFTKGKRTGLKDFELYGDLAFPLDFPNPIDRINGKTGYGIWIHGRGKQLVAMDTQGCVALENTDINFIDSRIRSGTPVVIGETVSWVNATGTQVVESAELKTLVNKWAADWSNKDDGFFEAYSDKLFSKTESRPFKYFKKRKKRIFSNTSWIDVSVFNLKALPGPDYWVTWFDQYYRSGRLSSSTAKRLYWQKIDGIWKIVGREYGPASKSFTDEYIGTKRKSVLGFLDKWRSLWLSADLVPYSALYDSKARQGKIRGIDAIKEHKKSIWTERKPSVVEISKVRLKEHPDGLEVAFKQSYSDVSGYSDFGSKKLVIRPVNGGWRIVDEQWSRR
- the purB gene encoding adenylosuccinate lyase, which gives rise to MIERYSRPAMSALWTLENRFRVWLEVEVAVCEAWHKLGRIPAEDMKNIRDKADFELDRILEIEEKTKHDVIAFLTAVEEKVGPSSRFIHLGCTSSDIVDTANGVLLHRAGNMILKALDEFLATLKEMAFTYKGRMCMGRTHGIHAEPTSFGLKMTGFYAEFTRHRERIEKAVEGVSVGKISGAVGTYAMLDPEVESITCELLNLNVDPISTQIIQRDRHAAFFTSLGLLGGGIERLGVELRHLQRTEVLEVEEGFSAGQKGSSAMPHKKNPISAENLSGLSRLLRTNGLVAMENMPLWHERDISHSSVERVIMPDSTILADYILGRMTGVLKRLKINGDNMDRNLMASYGLFYSQRVLLALVDSGLERQKAYEMVQKVAMYCWENKVSFPDEVRKDETIKSVLADGALDDAFDLGYYTRYEDFIIKRVFGE
- a CDS encoding NlpC/P60 family protein, with the translated sequence MITLRNSSRKIILFAVILGLAVFLAGCGKKTVSIPRSGRIITTEGSSKKGSSVVSVARSQIGKPYKWGGASPAKGFDCSGLVWWVYNQHGVRIPRVSWQQIDAGKPVHLSRIKAGDIVFFRIPGGGKSLHTGIYTGDGKFFVHSPKSGHYVREESMNKAYWRKYFVGARRVL
- a CDS encoding NADH-quinone oxidoreductase subunit C, giving the protein MIENLKEITMETIVGEVSKLKSDGQHFVAISCTELDADNFDLIYTFDKELVLTNLRVTVPKGTKCPSISGILFGTMLVENEIQDQFGLLFDGLVLDFGRTLYLDEEITTIPLCNNTKAMTVKK